One Desulfurispora thermophila DSM 16022 DNA segment encodes these proteins:
- the cobC gene encoding alpha-ribazole phosphatase, giving the protein MLENGCRVYLVRHGETLWNKDRRFQGHTDIALSERGVEQARALSRRLQEFKIAAVYASDLQRALQTAEILAVPHELPVQACPELRELHFGHWEGLTFNQMQEGYPAELKAWWKSPLDTAVPGSRETMRSMAERVNSFVSQLVNRHLGSSILVVCHGGPVRALVAAALQMDLNQHWRLRQDNAALNILEYYPPDKAILTLFNDRSHLPQELA; this is encoded by the coding sequence ATGCTTGAGAATGGCTGCCGGGTTTATCTGGTACGGCATGGCGAAACCCTCTGGAATAAGGACCGCCGCTTCCAGGGGCACACCGATATCGCTTTGAGTGAGCGGGGCGTGGAGCAAGCCCGGGCTTTAAGCAGGCGCTTGCAGGAGTTTAAGATAGCGGCTGTGTATGCCAGCGATTTGCAGCGAGCGTTGCAGACGGCGGAGATTCTGGCTGTGCCGCACGAACTGCCGGTGCAGGCCTGCCCGGAATTGCGCGAGCTGCATTTTGGTCACTGGGAAGGGCTTACATTCAACCAAATGCAGGAGGGCTACCCCGCCGAGCTCAAAGCGTGGTGGAAAAGCCCTCTGGACACGGCCGTGCCCGGTAGCCGGGAGACCATGCGCTCCATGGCCGAACGGGTGAATAGTTTTGTCAGCCAGCTGGTCAACCGGCATCTGGGTAGCAGCATCCTGGTGGTCTGTCACGGTGGCCCGGTGCGCGCCCTGGTTGCCGCCGCTCTGCAAATGGATTTAAACCAGCACTGGCGCCTGCGGCAGGACAACGCCGCCTTGAACATTCTGGAGTATTATCCTCCGGACAAAGCCATCCTGACCCTCTTTAACGACCGCAGTCACCTGCCGCAAGAGCTGGCTTAA
- the cobD gene encoding threonine-phosphate decarboxylase CobD yields MTYNNPHGGDLKAAAGKYGRPEKDWLDFSASINPLGPSPAVARAVQEEFWRVMHYPDPYCRELTGQLAAYLGLPPEYLLTGNGAAELIYLLPRALRISRALVVAPTFSLYARSVEAGGGRVDYFLTEPAGGFEPVLDKLAARLAGYDALYICNPNNPTGVLLSPDKLQWLAGRAAEAGCFLVVDEAFIDFVPEPPESSLLPVLPRQERMIVLYSLTKFFALPGLRLGAVAAAPPLLAQLRRVKDPWSVNALAQVAALAALGDGEHIQASRQAMAHLRRHLTGLLSSLPGLKVWPTTANFVLLQLEQPGLTADVFTDALARRGVLVRNAANFAGLDDKYIRVAVRSEEENAVLCRAMQEVLAANA; encoded by the coding sequence ATGACTTATAATAATCCGCACGGTGGCGACCTTAAAGCGGCGGCCGGCAAATACGGCCGCCCGGAAAAGGACTGGCTGGACTTCAGTGCCAGCATCAACCCGCTGGGCCCTTCCCCGGCTGTGGCCCGGGCTGTACAGGAGGAGTTCTGGCGGGTAATGCACTATCCCGACCCCTATTGCCGGGAACTGACCGGGCAACTGGCCGCTTATCTGGGTCTGCCACCCGAGTATTTGCTGACCGGTAACGGGGCGGCCGAGCTAATCTATTTGCTGCCCCGGGCGCTTAGAATCAGCCGGGCGCTGGTGGTGGCACCCACCTTCAGCCTGTACGCCAGGTCGGTGGAAGCGGGCGGTGGCCGGGTGGACTACTTTTTGACCGAGCCGGCCGGCGGTTTTGAGCCGGTGCTGGACAAACTGGCTGCTCGTCTTGCGGGGTATGATGCGCTATATATTTGCAACCCCAACAACCCCACCGGGGTACTGCTATCTCCAGACAAACTGCAATGGCTGGCCGGTCGGGCGGCGGAGGCAGGCTGTTTTCTGGTGGTTGACGAGGCCTTTATTGATTTTGTGCCTGAGCCGCCGGAAAGCTCGCTGTTGCCAGTGTTGCCGCGGCAGGAGCGGATGATTGTTCTGTACTCTCTGACCAAATTTTTTGCTCTGCCCGGTTTGCGCCTGGGGGCGGTGGCTGCCGCTCCACCGCTTTTGGCGCAGTTGCGCCGGGTGAAGGATCCCTGGAGTGTCAATGCTCTGGCCCAGGTGGCTGCTTTGGCCGCTCTGGGGGATGGCGAGCATATTCAGGCCAGCCGGCAGGCCATGGCCCATTTGCGCCGGCATCTAACTGGATTGTTGTCCTCCCTGCCCGGACTGAAGGTCTGGCCCACCACAGCAAATTTTGTTTTGCTGCAACTGGAACAACCGGGATTAACTGCGGATGTTTTTACCGATGCTCTGGCCAGGCGGGGGGTGCTGGTGCGCAACGCAGCCAATTTTGCCGGTCTGGACGACAAATACATTCGCGTGGCTGTGCGCAGCGAGGAGGAAAACGCTGTGCTGTGCCGCGCTATGCAGGAGGTGCTTGCTGCCAATGCTTGA
- the cobS gene encoding adenosylcobinamide-GDP ribazoletransferase, translated as MSWPKSLAYAVQHLTRLHIWDGEFDPLALGRSGMFFPLAGLLLGSFLVGIYWLCGMVFPPLVTAALLVVGLVLLTGGLHLDGFMDTMDGVLSGRSPERKLEIMRDSRVGAFGALSVVCLLMLKLVLIFCLPAFIMPRVLLLVPVLSRWGMLYVIARFPYARPEGLGRLFHQYTGGRELAVGGMTALLAGGLVGGPGGLVLLLTSTVLAHGLGRWWQGHLGGLTGDTYGATNEILEVCLLMAVYPLYRLAGIHFWWM; from the coding sequence ATGTCATGGCCTAAAAGCCTGGCCTATGCTGTGCAACATCTGACACGGCTGCATATCTGGGATGGGGAATTCGACCCGTTGGCCCTGGGCCGGTCGGGCATGTTTTTTCCCCTGGCGGGCCTTTTGCTGGGCAGCTTCCTGGTGGGCATCTACTGGCTGTGCGGTATGGTTTTTCCTCCCCTGGTGACAGCCGCCCTGCTGGTGGTGGGGCTGGTGCTGTTGACAGGCGGCCTGCATTTGGACGGGTTTATGGATACCATGGATGGTGTGTTAAGCGGTCGCAGCCCGGAGCGCAAACTGGAAATAATGCGGGACAGCCGCGTGGGTGCCTTTGGCGCCTTGAGCGTGGTTTGCCTGCTTATGCTCAAGCTGGTGCTGATTTTTTGTCTGCCGGCGTTTATCATGCCCCGGGTGCTGCTCCTGGTGCCGGTTTTGAGCCGCTGGGGCATGTTGTATGTGATTGCCCGCTTTCCCTATGCCCGGCCGGAGGGATTGGGCCGGCTTTTTCACCAGTACACCGGAGGGCGGGAACTGGCGGTGGGCGGTATGACCGCATTGCTGGCGGGCGGGCTGGTTGGCGGCCCGGGGGGGCTGGTTTTGCTGCTGACCTCCACAGTGCTGGCCCACGGGCTGGGGCGGTGGTGGCAGGGGCACCTGGGCGGCCTGACCGGCGATACATACGGGGCCACCAATGAAATATTGGAAGTGTGCCTGCTCATGGCGGTTTATCCTCTCTATCGCCTGGCGGGTATTCACTTCTGGTGGATGTGA
- a CDS encoding cobyrinate a,c-diamide synthase, translating to MDIPRLVIAAAHSSSGKTTLATGLMAWLTRQGYSVQGFKVGPDYIDPAYHQLVTGRPGCNLDEWFLGADGVKEAFVRACRGADIAIVEGVMGLFDGYGSQGTGSTASIAKILNAPVLVVLDVRSLARTAAALVRGLQVFDPDLHLAGVIVNRVGSPRHAAMVKQAIEENCALPVLAVLPSWSDLALPERHLGLKPVFEQMEQVKQLVDTLVDRLSGALDADRLWQIARTAVPVSGVRPAIWGDRDAGAKTFRLGVVYDEAFNFYYWDGLDYLATLGAELVFCRALDGRLPADLDGLYIGGGFPEMFASRLATNRQFMADLKEYYSRGLPVYAECGGLMYLCRELVDLDGEGHCMAGLIPARCIMQKRRAALGYVTAHTTRPTLLGPAGTVLKGHEFHYSTLQYDGTPPSPALEMQQAFATATSSGGYAAGNLFASYLHLHWAANPRAALNFSRACRQYARREKKGGGGEHVMA from the coding sequence ATGGATATACCGCGCCTGGTCATTGCTGCTGCCCACAGCAGTTCCGGCAAGACCACTCTGGCCACGGGATTGATGGCCTGGCTCACACGCCAGGGCTACAGTGTGCAGGGGTTTAAAGTGGGTCCCGATTATATAGATCCGGCCTATCACCAGCTGGTTACCGGTCGCCCGGGCTGTAATCTGGACGAATGGTTTTTAGGAGCGGATGGTGTTAAAGAAGCATTCGTCCGGGCCTGCCGGGGGGCGGATATCGCCATTGTTGAAGGCGTGATGGGCCTGTTCGACGGTTACGGCAGTCAGGGTACGGGATCCACGGCCTCCATCGCCAAAATTCTTAACGCGCCGGTGCTGGTTGTGCTGGATGTGCGCTCGCTGGCCCGCACGGCGGCGGCCCTGGTGCGGGGGCTGCAGGTTTTTGATCCGGACCTGCATCTGGCCGGTGTGATTGTCAACCGGGTGGGTAGCCCGCGCCATGCTGCGATGGTCAAACAGGCCATTGAGGAGAACTGTGCCCTGCCCGTGCTGGCAGTGTTGCCTTCCTGGTCCGACCTGGCTTTGCCCGAAAGGCACCTGGGTTTAAAGCCGGTTTTCGAACAGATGGAGCAAGTAAAACAACTGGTGGACACGCTGGTGGACCGCTTGTCCGGAGCACTGGACGCTGATCGCCTGTGGCAAATCGCCCGCACAGCTGTGCCGGTGTCCGGAGTGAGGCCGGCTATTTGGGGCGATCGGGATGCCGGTGCGAAAACCTTCCGGCTGGGCGTGGTCTACGATGAGGCCTTTAATTTTTATTACTGGGATGGACTGGACTATCTTGCTACCCTGGGTGCCGAACTGGTCTTTTGCCGGGCATTGGACGGGCGTCTGCCTGCCGACCTGGACGGGCTGTACATCGGTGGTGGTTTTCCGGAGATGTTTGCTTCCCGCCTGGCGACCAACCGGCAGTTCATGGCCGACCTTAAGGAGTACTATAGCCGTGGCCTGCCGGTGTATGCCGAGTGTGGCGGCCTGATGTACCTGTGCCGCGAACTGGTGGATCTGGATGGGGAAGGGCACTGCATGGCCGGTTTAATACCGGCCCGCTGTATCATGCAAAAACGACGTGCCGCTTTGGGATATGTTACCGCCCATACCACCCGTCCGACTTTGCTGGGGCCGGCGGGCACCGTGCTCAAAGGTCATGAGTTTCATTACTCCACTTTGCAGTATGATGGCACACCGCCGTCGCCGGCCCTGGAAATGCAGCAGGCCTTTGCTACTGCTACCAGCAGCGGTGGTTATGCTGCCGGCAATTTGTTTGCCTCTTATCTGCACCTGCACTGGGCAGCCAACCCCCGGGCGGCGCTCAATTTCAGCCGGGCCTGCCGGCAGTATGCCCGGCGGGAAAAGAAAGGCGGGGGTGGTGAGCATGTCATGGCCTAA
- the cbiB gene encoding adenosylcobinamide-phosphate synthase CbiB — MLLSGKIFLAAALDFVVGDPPRLPHPVILIGKLISALENLLYRPGRSAVAQQLAGALLVFFVVGVAYALTWLLLLFAYAGHYWLGLMLEVWLISTTLAARSLAQAARQVLKPLCRGDMLEARRMLGYIVGRQTGGLPPSEIVRATVETVAENTSDGFVAPLFYALLGGAPLAMAYKAVNTLDSMLGYKNERYLYFGRPAARLDDIANFVPARLTGLLLVLAAWWSGRRARLAWLTMRRDARRHPSPNSGYPEAAVAGALGVRLGGHNYYHGRVSFRPYLGREIYPLQPGHIRAAVDLMYLAAAFGVLLGCGLRYLLGG; from the coding sequence ATGCTGCTTTCCGGGAAAATATTTCTGGCTGCGGCTTTAGATTTTGTCGTGGGCGATCCGCCGCGCCTGCCCCACCCGGTAATATTAATTGGCAAACTTATTTCTGCCCTGGAAAATCTGCTCTACAGGCCGGGCCGTTCAGCTGTTGCCCAACAACTGGCCGGGGCGCTGCTGGTGTTTTTTGTGGTAGGCGTTGCTTATGCGCTGACCTGGCTGCTTTTGCTGTTTGCCTACGCCGGGCATTATTGGCTGGGGCTGATGTTGGAGGTGTGGTTGATCTCCACCACGCTGGCGGCGCGCAGTTTGGCTCAGGCCGCCCGGCAGGTGCTAAAGCCGCTGTGCCGGGGCGATATGTTAGAAGCGCGACGCATGCTGGGTTATATAGTGGGACGGCAGACCGGTGGTCTGCCGCCATCCGAGATTGTGCGGGCTACGGTGGAAACCGTGGCGGAAAATACTTCCGACGGGTTTGTGGCACCCCTTTTTTACGCCCTGCTGGGTGGTGCGCCGCTGGCCATGGCTTATAAAGCGGTGAATACGCTGGATTCCATGCTGGGCTACAAGAATGAACGCTACCTTTATTTTGGCCGTCCCGCTGCCCGCCTGGATGACATAGCCAATTTTGTACCGGCCCGCTTGACCGGCCTTTTGCTGGTGCTGGCTGCCTGGTGGTCCGGACGCCGGGCCCGCCTGGCCTGGTTGACCATGCGGCGGGACGCCCGCCGGCACCCCAGCCCCAACAGCGGTTACCCGGAAGCAGCGGTGGCCGGAGCGTTGGGCGTACGTCTGGGTGGCCACAACTACTATCATGGCCGGGTTTCCTTTCGCCCTTATCTGGGCCGGGAGATTTATCCGCTGCAGCCGGGCCATATCAGGGCCGCTGTGGATTTAATGTACCTGGCGGCGGCCTTTGGCGTGCTGCTGGGCTGCGGCCTGCGCTATTTGCTGGGGGGATGA
- a CDS encoding cobyric acid synthase — translation MTARTIMVQGTASHVGKSVLVAALCRIFYRDGYRVAPFKSQNMALNSYVTADGGEMGRAQVVQAEAAGLEPSVDMNPVLLKPTGQASSQVIVLGRPVGNLSAWEYHRSYAQQAWDVICQALERLKNTYDIVVIEGAGSPAEVNLQATEIVNMRVAAQAEAPVLLTADIDKGGALAAVVGTLELLPPADRQRVAGIIINKFRGDLSLFQPAVDFLEKRTGLPVVGVVPYFDSFAIQEEDTVSEATLAQSRQTVGRDLEIAVIHLPHISNFTDFDPLAAEPDVHLRYVGRGTPLGNPDLIILPGSKNTIEDLAYLQRSGLAGQIVQLSAAGTPVVGICGGFQMLGRELHDPERTESSIPCLNGLGLLDVITVFERDKITTRVEGMAAVADGLLEQCQSLPVSGYEIHMGRSRLGAGVRPAFVITSSLGVVVEQPDGAISPDGMVLGTYIHGIFDQPAFRRQLLNNLRRRKGLMPLTDVALLTAAQQRQKDFDALAEVVRGSLDMGLVYSLLGLPGPRRAV, via the coding sequence ATGACAGCCAGGACGATCATGGTGCAGGGGACTGCCTCACATGTGGGTAAAAGCGTGCTGGTGGCGGCCCTCTGCCGTATTTTTTACCGGGACGGTTACCGGGTGGCGCCTTTTAAGTCGCAAAACATGGCGCTGAATTCTTATGTTACGGCAGACGGTGGCGAAATGGGGCGGGCGCAGGTGGTGCAGGCCGAGGCGGCCGGGCTGGAGCCCAGTGTGGATATGAACCCGGTGCTGCTTAAACCCACCGGGCAGGCCTCTTCCCAGGTGATTGTGCTGGGGCGGCCGGTGGGTAACCTTTCGGCCTGGGAGTATCACCGTTCATACGCTCAGCAGGCCTGGGATGTCATTTGCCAGGCCCTGGAGCGGCTTAAGAATACATATGACATTGTTGTCATTGAGGGGGCCGGTAGTCCGGCCGAGGTGAACTTGCAGGCGACCGAAATAGTAAATATGCGCGTGGCTGCCCAGGCGGAGGCGCCTGTGCTGCTCACTGCAGATATAGACAAAGGAGGAGCCCTGGCCGCGGTGGTGGGCACGCTGGAACTGCTCCCTCCGGCGGACAGGCAGCGGGTGGCCGGGATCATTATCAACAAGTTCCGCGGTGACCTGTCTTTATTCCAGCCGGCCGTGGATTTTCTGGAGAAGCGCACCGGCCTGCCGGTGGTGGGTGTGGTGCCTTACTTTGACAGCTTTGCCATCCAGGAGGAGGATACGGTTTCCGAAGCGACTCTGGCCCAATCCCGGCAAACAGTGGGGCGGGACTTGGAAATTGCTGTTATTCATCTGCCCCATATCTCCAATTTTACCGACTTTGATCCGCTGGCCGCCGAACCCGATGTGCACCTGCGCTATGTGGGGCGGGGTACCCCGCTGGGTAACCCCGATTTGATCATTTTGCCCGGCAGTAAAAATACCATTGAGGATTTGGCTTACCTGCAGCGCAGCGGGCTGGCCGGGCAAATCGTTCAGCTGTCCGCGGCCGGTACACCGGTGGTGGGCATTTGCGGCGGTTTCCAGATGCTGGGCAGGGAATTGCATGACCCGGAGCGTACCGAGTCCAGCATCCCCTGCCTGAACGGTCTGGGCCTGCTGGATGTGATTACTGTATTCGAGCGGGACAAAATCACCACCCGGGTGGAGGGGATGGCGGCGGTAGCCGACGGGCTTTTAGAGCAATGCCAGAGCCTGCCTGTCAGCGGCTATGAAATACACATGGGGCGCAGCCGTCTGGGAGCGGGAGTGCGGCCGGCCTTTGTGATCACCTCTTCCCTGGGCGTAGTGGTAGAACAGCCGGACGGGGCGATCAGCCCGGACGGTATGGTGCTGGGTACTTATATTCACGGTATTTTCGACCAGCCCGCTTTCCGCCGGCAGTTACTCAACAACCTGCGCCGGCGCAAGGGGCTAATGCCGCTTACCGATGTAGCCCTGCTTACGGCGGCCCAGCAGAGGCAAAAAGACTTTGATGCCCTGGCCGAAGTGGTGCGGGGCAGTCTGGATATGGGGCTGGTCTATTCTCTGCTTGGACTGCCCGGTCCGCGCCGGGCGGTGTAG